The Pongo pygmaeus isolate AG05252 chromosome 11, NHGRI_mPonPyg2-v2.0_pri, whole genome shotgun sequence genome includes a region encoding these proteins:
- the XIRP2 gene encoding xin actin-binding repeat-containing protein 2 isoform X2, whose protein sequence is MARYQAAVSRGDCRSFSANMMEESEMCTVPGGLAKVKKQFEDEITSSRNTIAQYQYQHQNRSEQEAIHSSQVGTSRSSQETARNEQEGSKVQKIDVHGTEMIQVSDLEKHTEEINQASQFHQYVQETVIDTPEDEEIPKVSTKLLKEQFEKSAQEKILYSDKEMTTPAKQIKIESEYEETLKPSSVVSTSSTSCISTSQRKETSTTRYSDHSVTSSTLAQINATSSGMTEEFPPPPPDVLQTSVDVTAFSQSPELPSPPRRLPVPKDVYSKQRNLYELNRLYKHIHPELRKNLEKDYISEVSEIVSSQMNSGSSASADVQQARYIFENTNDSSQKDLNSEREYLEWDEILKGEVQSIRWIFENQPLDSINNGSPDEGDISRGIADQEIIAGGDVKYTTWMFETQPIDTLGAHSSDTVENAEKIPELARGDVCTARWMFETRPLDSMNKMHQSQEESVVTISKDITGGDVKTVRYMFETQHLDQLGQLHSVDEVHLLQLRSELKEIKGNVKRSIKCFETQPLYVIRDGSGQMLEIKTVHREDVEKGDVRTARWMFETQPLDTINKDITEIKVVRGISMEENVKGGVSKAKWLFETQPLEKIKESEEVIIEKEKIIGTDVSRKCWMFETQPLDILKEVPDADPLQREEIIGGDVQTTKHLFETLPIEALKDSPDIGKLQKITASEEEKGDVTHQKWIFETQPLEDIRKDKKEYTRTVKLEEVDRGDVKNYAHIFESNNLIKFDASHKIEVEGVIRGAVELNKSLFETTPLYAIQDPLGKYHQVKTVQQEEILRGDVRSCRWLFETRPIDQFDESIHKFQIIRGISAQEIQTGNVKSAKWLFETQPLDSIKYFSDMEETKSKTEQTRDIVKGDVKTCKWLFETQPMESLYEKVSLVTSSEEIHKGDVKTCTWLFETQPLDTIKDDSETTVKLQTVKQEEIQGGDVRTACFLFETENLDSIQGEEVKEIKPVEMDIQAGDVSSMRYKFENQSLDSISSSSQEVLKKIKTLKTEDIQKGNVLNCRWLFENQPIDKIKESQEGDERVKTVTDIQGGDVRKGCFIFETFSLDEIKEDSDYISTKKTITEEVIQGDVKSYRMLFETQPLYAIQDREGSYHEVTTVKKEEVIHGDVRGTRWLFETKPLDSINKSETVYVIKSVTQEDIQKGDVTSVRYRFETQPLDQISKESHNIMPSIDHIQGGNVKTSKQFFESENFDKNNYIRTVSVNEIQKGNVKTSTWLFETHTMDELRGEGLEYENIKTVTQEDVQKGDVKQAVWLFENQTFDSIMEAHKGITKMTREEIPPSDVKTTTWLFETTPLHEFNETRVEKIEIIGKSIKETLEDLYSQKVIQAPGIIIEADEVGDVRMAKYKLMNQASPEIQKEEIIRADLRNIMVNLLSKRDCTKKEILVSEEEKGNVNFTKTQLLNRSTEFHAEKEEIVKGDVQQAIKNLFSEERSVKKGILIQEDERGDINMTIYCLLHENDGDTIEREEVIGGDVRRTIHNLLSSTSNNKISERAKIDASERGNVQFFTTCIEAGALDYLKQLHTESNETLTAKKQEGEKEIIGGDVEGTKLLLKKRQSLVEHTVSETDIIPGDVHNTVKVFMTEPQSTFGKIPKEEIIKGDFTSTLNSRSQAVNQKTVTKTEEITKGNMLATLKSLKESSHRWKDSKQPDAIPGDIEKAIECLEKATNTKTEILKKELLKDDLETSLRSLKEAQRSFKEVHKEGIIKKDAQAVMAGSSGEQKTDIHQVAVQRNKNSLLQPKPGPFEPAAKWQGGADTLSQTMGKSCHGNLVEERTEVNLPKAPKGTVKIVIDREQNNDALEKSLRRLSNSHHKSIKNVLESGDKMGVWTDITGEQHLRDEYMSRQLASTVSVKNTLTTKESDRAVRELKKDDVFNSIQSADKTIGKQQTYELRNDHQKTEGFHIKSPKKTKNIKILTDTQSSKPSPTQHPVSMPVGGTYDLSGDFQKQTLLKQETKYSNEDIKKKNINLQPMWQPLPVEQDTSNVTEVKVSEKSHNTFKASNKKQETDVHLKSQDFLMKTNTSMDLKMAMERSLNPINFNPENNVKESECPLPPPSPPPPPPSNASSEIEFPLPPPPPLMMFPEKNEFLPSLSTEKIKAEFESFPGLPLPPPPVDEKSERESPSMFLPPPPPPTPSQKPAHLLSSSAPEKHSGAFMQQYSQKEASNSQNSQAKIITGKSGVLPPPTLPKPKLPKHIKDNKNNFPPKVELATSLSDMECKITTSKDQKNVLVTTSSEHTETKQNVISKSLDERKQLSIDSENCLSHTVPGTSAPKKKQIAPLIKSHSFPESSGQQSPKPYMRKFKTPLMIAEEKYRQQKEEIEKQKQESSYYNIVKTQSQNQHITEVEKEMPLQKTNEEVSLSGIDSECTVVQPSPGSQSNARILGVCSDNQLSTTSPETVAAMRLHHVLAASEDKDKMKKEVLQSSRDIMQSKSAYEIKQSHQECSTQQTQQKKYLEQLHLPQSKPISPNFKVKTIKLPTLDHTLNETDHSYESHKQQSEIDVQTFTKQQYLETKKTEASTECSPKQSLAERHYQLPKKEKRVTIQLPTESIQKNHEDKLKVVPGKQREFRGSDRGKLPGSEEKNQGPSMIGRKEERLITERKQEHLKNKSAPKVAKQTVIDARLDSQTQNFQQTQIQTSESKAGHKKLPQPYNSLQEEKCLEVKDIQQKQVLSNTEDSKQEITQNKSFFSSVKESQQDDGKGAVNIVEFLRKREELQQILWRVKQFEAEPNKSGLKTFQTLLNTIPGWLISEEKREYAVHIAMENNLEKVKEEITHIKTQAEDMLVSYENIIQIAMMSSKTGKPGNKPTSLDETPSKVSNVHVSNNKNSEQKENKIAKEKTVQHQVAAHHEATVHSHVKTHQEIKLDDSNIPPPSLKTRPPSPTFITIESTARRTENPTKDELSQSPKKDSYVESPPRRPMSQTSEIHRANTSPSPPRSRSEQLVRLKDTTAKLSKGAIPCPAATPVPIVEKRSEIIMSPATLRRQIKIETRGRDSPPTITIPVNINHAASGSFRESADAQEEIRKVEKRATYVHKDGLNSTDHIMPDTESYDAVEIIRKIEVPPRLSEHTQRYEAANRTVQMAENFVNDHENEINRWFREFEHGPVSEAKSNRRVYANGETNHNIQQESHTFCKEEFGLTSSGNTSFTDSSCKHPRELQEKIPVKQPRIYSKTRSLSEHFSGMDAFESQIVESKMKTSSSHSSEAGKSGCDFKHAPPTYEDVIAGHILDISDSPKEVRKNFQKTWQESGRVFKSLGYATSDASATEMRTTFQEESAFISEAAAPRQGNMYTLSKDSLSNGVPSGRQAEFS, encoded by the exons TGACAGTTCTCAAAAAGATCTGAACTCAGAAAGAGAATacttggaatgggatgaaattctGAAGGGAGAGGTGCAGTCCATTAGATGGATCTTTGAGAATCAACCATTGGATTCCATTAATAATGGCTCTCCTGATGAAGGTGACATTTCCAGGGGCATTGCTGATCAAGAAATCATTGCTGGTGGCGATGTTAAATATACCACATGGATGTTTGAAACCCAACCCATCGACACACTCGGGGCTCATTCTTCTGACACTgtagaaaatgcagagaaaattcCTGAGCTAGCCAGAGGAGATGTCTGCACAGCTCGGTGGATGTTTGAAACAAGGCCATTGGACTCAATGAATAAAATGCATCAAAGTCAAGAAGAATCAGTGGTAACTATCAGTAAGGACATAACTGGGGGGGATGTCAAGACTGTGAGATACATGTTTGAAACTCAACATCTAGATCAACTTGGACAGCTTCATTCAGTGGATGAGGTTCACTTACTGCAGCTTAGGTCTGAgctcaaagaaattaaaggaaatgTTAAGAGAAGTATAAAATGTTTCGAAACTCAACCATTATATGTTATTAGAGATGGTTCGGGCCAAATGCTGGAAATTAAAACTGTTCACAGGGAAGATGTTGAAAAGGGAGATGTAAGAACAGCACGGTGGATGTTTGAAACACAGCCGTTGGACACAATTAACAAAGATATCACAGAAATTAAAGTTGTCCGAGGAATATCCATGGAAGAAAATGTCAAAGGTGGGGTGAGTAAGGCAAAGTGGTTATTTGAAACCCAACCTTTGGAGAAAATCAAAGAGTCAGAAGAGGTCatcattgaaaaggaaaaaataataggtACAGATGTCTCCAGAAAGTGTTGGATGTTTGAAACACAGCCATTAGACATTCTAAAAGAAGTTCCTGATGCAGATCCTCTACAACGTGAGGAGATAATAGGGGGTGATGTACAAACTACTAAGCATCTATTTGAAACACTTCCAATTGAGGCATTAAAAGACAGTCCTGATATAGGAAAGCTTCAAAAAATCACTGCCTCTGAAGAAGAAAAAGGGGATGTTACGCATCAAAAATGGATTTTTGAAACCCAACCTCTGGAAGacattagaaaagataaaaaggagtACACACGAACAGTGAAACTTGAAGAAGTTGACAGAGGAGATGTGAAGAATTACGCACATATCTTTGAATCaaacaatttaattaaatttgaTGCATCACATAAAATAGAGGTGGAAGGAGTCATAAGAGGTGCTGTAGAGTTAAATAAATCTCTCTTCGAGACAACACCACTGTATGCCATTCAAGATCCCCTTGGAAAATACCATCAAGTAAAGACAGTCCAGCAAGAAGAAATCTTAAGAGGCGATGTAAGAAGCTGTAGGTGGCTTTTTGAAACAAGGCCCATTGACCAGTTTGATGAAAGCATtcataaatttcaaataattagaGGAATATCGGCTCAAGAAATACAGACTGGAAATGTGAAATCTGCCAAGTGGTTGTTTGAAACCCAACCTCTtgattcaattaaatattttagtgatatggaagaaacaaaaagtaaaactgagCAAACTAGAGATATTGTTAAAGGGGATGTCAAAACCTGTAAATGGCTTTTTGAGACCCAGCCGATGGAGTCTCTTTATGAAAAAGTTTCGTTAGTGACCAGCAGTGAAGAAATTCATAAGGGAGATGTCAAAACCTGTACTTGGCTCTTTGAAACTCAGCCACTTGATACCATAAAAGATGACTCTGAAACAACAGTCAAATTGCAAACTGTAAAACAGGAGGAGATCCAAGGTGGGGATGTTCGTAcagcatgttttctttttgagacagaaaatttGGACAGCATACAAGGAGAAGAAGTAAAGGAAATCAAGCCTGTTGAAATGGATATACAAGCTGGAGATGTTTCCAGCATGAggtataaatttgaaaatcagtCCTTAGATTCTATAAGTTCCAGTTCACAGGAAGttttgaaaaagatcaaaaccttaaaaactgaaGATATTCAGAAAGGCAATGTTTTAAACTGTAGGTGGCTTTTTGAAAACCAACCAATTGATAAGATAAAAGAAAGCCAAGAAGGTGATGAACGTGTTAAGACAGTGACAGACATACAAGGTGGGGATGTAAGAAAGGGgtgctttatttttgagactttttctttagatgaaattaaagaagactcTGACTATATCAGCACCAAGAAAACAATTACTGAAGAAGTAATACAGGGTGATGTAAAAAGCTACAGAATGCTCTTTGAAACCCAGCCACTCTATGCTATTCAAGACCGAGAAGGGTCCTATCATGAAGTGACCACAGTTAAAAAAGAAGAGGTAATTCATGGAGATGTGAGAGGAACAAGGTGGCTTTTTGAAACAAAGCCATTAGACTCTATTAATAAATCAGAAACTGTGTATGTTATTAAATCTGTCACACAAGAAGACATTCAGAAGGGAGATGTTACTTCTGTCAGATACAGATTTGAAACTCAGCCACTGGATCAGATATCTAAAGAATCACATAATATTATGCCCAGTATTGACCATATACAAGGTGGCAATGTAAAGACAAGTAAACAATTCTTTGAGTCTGAAAATTTTGATAAGAATAACTATATACGAACAGTAAGTGTCAATGAAATACAAAAGGGCAATGTTAAAACATCTACTTGGCTATTTGAAACCCACACTATGGATGAACTGAGAGGAGAAGGGTTAGAATATGAAAATATCAAGACAGTCACTCAGGAAGATGTGCAGAAAGGTGATGTTAAGCAGGCTGTGTGGCTTTTTGAAAATCAAACTTTCGATTCTATTATGGAAGCACATAAAGGTATCACAAAAATGACCAGGGAAGAAATCCCTCCTTCTGATGTCAAAACAACTACGTGGCTCTTTGAAACAACACCACTTCATGAATTTAATGAAACTAGAGTAGAAAAGATAGAAATTATTGGCAAGAGCATTAAAGAAACCTTAGAAGATCTCTACTCTCAAAAAGTTATCCAGGCTCCTGGAATCATCATTGAAGCTGATGAAGTTGGGGATGTTCGAATGGCAAAATACAAGCTAATGAACCAAGCATCTCCTGAGatacagaaagaagaaattatcaGGGCTGATCTCAGAAATATAATGGTGAACCTACTTTCCAAAAGGGACTGTACTAAAAAAGAGATTTTGGTTAgtgaagaagagaagggaaatgtTAATTTTACCAAAACTCAATTATTAAACAGATCAACTGAATTTCATGCTGAAAAAGAAGAGATAGTGAAAGGTGATGTACAACAAGCAATAAAAAACCTGTTCTCCGAGGAAAGATCTGTGAAGAAAGGCATCTTAATTCAGGAAGATGAAAGAGGAGATATTAACATGACTATCTATTGTCTTCTTCATGAAAATGATGGTGACACAATTGAGCGTGAAGAAGTAATAGGGGGTGATGTCAGACGTACCATTCATAATTTATTGTCTTCCACATCAaacaataaaatatctgaaaggGCTAAAATTGATGCCTCTGAGAGAGGCAATGTTCAGTTTTTCACAACGTGCATAGAAGCTGGAGCTTTGGATTATCTGAAACAACTCCACACAGAGTCAAATGAAACACTGACAGCTAAGaaacaagaaggagagaaagaaatcatTGGTGGTGATGTTGAAGGTACAAAACTGTTACTGAAGAAAAGGCAGTCTCTGGTAGAGCATACTGTTAGTGAAACTGACATCATCCCTGGAGATGTGCATAACACAGTTAAGGTTTTTATGACTGAGCCTCAGAGTACATTTGGTAAGATACCCAAAGAAGAGATTATAAAAGGTGATTTTACATCAACCCTAAATTCCCGCAGCCAGGCTGTAAATCAGAAAACAGTGACGAAAACAGAAGAAATTACAAAAGGTAACATGCTAGCCACACTCAAGTCACTTAAAGAATCAAGCCATCGATGGAAAGACTCCAAACAGCCTGATGCCATCCCTGGTGATATTGAGAAAGCTATTGAATGCCTTGAAAAAGCTACAAATACAAAGACAGAAATTCTGAAAAAGGAGCTTCTCAAAGATGACCTGGAAACATCACTAAGGTCTTTGaaagaagcacaaagaagtttcaaagaggTACATAAAGAAGGTATAATCAAAAAAGATGCTCAAGCTGTGATGGCAGGATCCTCAGGAGAGCAGAAAACAGATATTCATCAGGTTGCTGTCCAGAGGAACAAAAATAGCCTTCTTCAGCCAAAGCCAGGACCATTTGAGCCAGCAGCCAAGTGGCAAGGGGGAGCAGATACTCTCAGTCAAACTATGGGGAAATCTTGTCATGGCAAtttagtagaagaaagaactgagGTTAATCTTCCAAAAGCCCCCAAAGGCACTGTAAAGATTGTCATAGATCGTGAACAAAACAATGATGCTCTGGAGAAAAGCCTTAGAAGACTATCTAATTCACACCATAaatctattaaaaatgttttggaatcagGAGACAAAATGGGTGTCTGGACTGATATCACAGGAGAACAGCATCTTAGAGATGAATATATGAGCAGACAATTAGCTTCAACTGTGTCAGTTAAGAATACTCTAACAACTAAAGAATCAGACAGGGCAGTGAGAGAGCTGAAGAAGGATGATGTCTTTAATTCCATCCAATCTGCTGATAAAACCATTGGAAAGCAACAGACATATGAACTGAGAAATGACCACCAGAAAACGGAGGGTTTTCATATAAAGAGTCCTAAAAagaccaaaaatattaaaatattaactgaTACACAAAGTTCCAAGCCCAGTCCCACCCAGCATCCAGTCAGCATGCCAGTTGGAGGAACTTATGACCTTTCAGGGGACTTTCAGAAGCAAACTTTGTTaaagcaagaaacaaaatattctaatgaggatataaagaaaaagaatataaacctTCAACCAATGTGGCAGCCTTTGCCTGTAGAACAAGACACATCCAATGTAACAGAAGTGAAAGTCTCTGAAAAAAGTCACAATACATTTAAGGCAAGCAACAAAAAGCAGGAGACTGATGTTCACTTGAAAAGCCAGGACTTTCTAATGAAAACAAATACTTCCATGGACTTAAAAATGGCAATGGAAAGGTCCTTGAATCCAATCAACTTTAACCCTGAGAATAATGTAAAAGAAAGTGAGTGCCCCCTtccacctccatctccacctcctccaccacctTCTAATGCATCATCTGAAATtgaatttcctcttcctcctccacctcctttaATGATGTTTCCTGAAAAAAATGAGTTTCTTCCCTCACTGTCCACAGAGAAGATAAAGGCTGAATTTGAAAGTTTTCCAGgcctccctcttcctccacctccagTAGATGAGAAATCTGAAAGAGAAAGTCCATCGATGTTtctgccgcctcctcctcctccaactccatctcaaaaaccagcacatctcctttcctcctctgctCCAGAAAAGCACAGTGGAGCCTTCATGCAACAATATTCCCAAAAAGAAGCCTCGAACTCTCAGAATTCTCAGGCTAAAATCATAACAGGAAAATCAGGTGTGTTGCCACCTCCCACATTGCCCAAACCCAAACTTCCCAAGCATATAAAAGATAATAAGAACAATTTTCCCCCCAAAGTTGAATTGGCAACCTCCCTGTCAGATATGGAATGTAAAATTACTACCTCAAAGGATCAGAAAAACGTACTGGTGACGACCAGCAGTGAACACACGGAGACAAAGCAGAACGTTATTAGTAAGAGTCTTgatgaaagaaaacaattatCTATTGACTCTGAgaactgtctctcacacacagTTCCAGGAACTTCAGCACCCAAGAAAAAACAGATTGCACCTCTTATAAAATCTCATTCATTTCCAGAGAGTTCAGGACAACAAAGTCCAAAACCTTATATGAGAAAATTTAAGACACCTTTAATGATTGCTGAAGAAAAATATagacaacaaaaagaagaaattgaaaaacagaaacaggagAGTTCTTACTACAACATTGTTAAAACTCAAAGCCAAAATCAACACATAAcagaggtggaaaaggaaatgccattACAAAAAACCAATGAGGAGGTTTCCCTATCTGGAATTGATTCAGAATGCACCGTGGTTCAACCCAGCCCAGGCTCTCAAAGTAATGCTCGGATACTAGGAGTGTGTTCTGATAACCAACTCTCCACAACATCGCCAGAAACAGTCGCTGCCATGAGGCTCCACCATGTTTTAGCAGCCTCAGAAGACAAAGataagatgaaaaaggaagttTTACAAAGCTCAAGGGACATTATGCAATCCAAATCAGCTTATGAAATTAAACAAAGTCACCAAGAATGTAGTACCCAACAAACACAACAGAAGAAGTATTTGGAGCAGTTGCACTTGCCCCAAAGCAAACCAATTTCCCCAAATTTCAAAGTTAAAACCATCAAACTTCCAACTCTAGATCATACATTAAATGAAACAGACCACAGCTATGAAAGTCATAAACAGCAATCTGAGATTGATGTTCAAACCTTTACCAAACAACAATATCTGGAAACCAAGAAAACTGAAGCAAGCACTGAATGTAGTCCTAAGCAATCTCTGGCTGAAAGACATTATCAGTTAcctaagaaggagaaaagagtcaCAATACAATTGCCTACAGAATCCATACAGAAGAACCATGAAGATAAGCTCAAGGTAGTTCCTGGGAAGCAAAGAGAATTTAGGGGATCTGACAGAGGGAAACTTCCaggaagtgaagaaaaaaatcagggacCATCAATGATTGGTCGAAAAGAAGAGAGATTaataactgaaagaaaacaagaacatcTGAAGAATAAATCAGCACCAAAGGTCGCCAAGCAAACGGTTATTGATGCACGTCTTGATTCACAGACTCAGAATTTTCAGCAAACACAAATACAGACCTCTGAAAGTAAAGCTGGACATAAAAAATTGCCCCAGCCATATAATAGTCTGCAGGAAGAAAAATGTCTCGAAGTCAAGGACATACAACAGAAACAAGTCCTCTCTAATACTGAAGATTCAAAGCAAGAGATTACACAGAAcaaatctttcttttcctctgtgaAAGAATCCCAGCAGGATGATGGAAAAGGTGCCGTAAATATAGTGGAATTCTTGAGAAAACGTGAAGAACTACAACAGATTTTGTGGAGAGTAAAACAGTTTGAAGCAGAGCCAAATAAAAGTGGCCTTAAAACATTTCAGACACTGTTAAATACTATCCCAGGATGGCTGAtaagtgaagaaaagagagaatatgcAGTTCACATTGCCATGgagaataatttagaaaaagtaaaagaagaaataacacatATTAAAACTCAAGCAGAAGATATGCTTGTGTCCTATGAAAATATAATTCAGATAGCCATGATGTCCTCCAAAACAGGAAAACCGGGAAATAAACCCACTAGTCTTGATGAAACACCATCCAAAGTATCTAATGTTCATGtcagcaataataaaaatagtgaacagaaagaaaataaaattgccaaAGAGAAAACAGTGCAGCACCAAGTAGCAGCTCATCATGAAGCAACTGTTCATAGTCACGTGAAAACCCATCAGGAAATTAAACTCGATGATAGCAACATTCCTCCTCCCTCTTTAAAAACACGCCCACCGTCACCAACTTTTATCACAATAGAATCTACTGCCCGACGAACAGAAAACCCTACTAAGGACGAGCTTTCTCAGTCCCCTAAAAAGGACAGTTATGTTGAATCCCCGCCAAGAAGGCCCATGTCGCAAACATCTGAAATTCACAGAGCAAACACTTCCCCTTCTCCACCCAGGAGTCGCTCTGAACAACTTGTCAGACTCAAAGACACCACCGCAAAGTTATCCAAAGGGGCCATCCCATGTCCAGCAGCAACCCCGGTTCCaattgtagagaagaggtctgaAATCATCATGTCTCCTGCAACACTTCGTCGTCAAATTAAGATAGAAACTCGTGGTAGGGACTCTCCACCTACAATCACAATACCGgtaaatataaatcatgctgctagtGGTTCCTTCAGAGAATCTGCGGACGCCCAAGAGGAAATCAGGAAAGTGGAGAAGAGAGCTACTTATGTTCATAAAGATGGACTAAATTCCACTGATCACATAATGCCCGACACTGAAAGTTATGATGCAGTTGAAATCATCCGTAAGATCGAAGTGCCTCCTCGCCTGTCAGAGCACACACAGAGATATGAAGCAGCCAACCGAACTGTTCAAATGGCTGAAAATTTCGTGAATGaccatgaaaatgaaataaacagatGGTTCAGGGAATTTGAGCATGGCCCAGTTTCTGAAGCAAAGTCAAATAGAAGAGTTTATGCAAATGGAGAAACAAACCATAATATACAACAAGAAAGTCATACTTTTTGTAAGGAGGAATTTGGATTAACATCTTCAGGAAACACGAGTTTTACAGACTCTTCTTGCAAACATCCTAGAGAGCTGCAAGAAAAGATTCCTGTTAAGCAGCCCAGGATCTATTCTAAAACAAGGTCTCTAAGTGAACATTTCTCAGGCATGGATGCATTTGAGAGTCAAATTGTTGAGTCGAAGATGAAAACCTCTTCATCACATAGCTCAGAAGCTGGCAAATCTGGCTGTGACTTCAAGCATGCCCCACCAACCTATGAGGATGTCATTGCTGGACATATTTTAGATATCTCTGATTCACCTAAAGAAgtaagaaaaaattttcaaaagacgTGGCAGGAGAGTGGAAGAGTTTTTAAAAGCCTGGGATATGCAACCTCAGATGCTTCTGCAACTGAGATGAGAACCACCTTCCAAGAGGAATCTGCATTTATAAGTG aagctgCTGCTCCAAGACAAGGAAATATGTATACTTTGTCAAAAGACAGTTTATCCAATGGAGTGCCTAGTGGCAGACAAGCAGAATTTTCATAA